Proteins from a genomic interval of Clostridium cochlearium:
- a CDS encoding pseudouridine synthase, translating into MERIDKILANMGYGSRKEVKKLIKNNLVEVNGEKIKDPSINIDPEKDKIMVGDEIVNYRKFIYIMMNKPEGVVSATFDNYDETVIDLLEEEYQVFNPFPVGRLDKDTVGLLLITNDGELNHKLISPKWKVDKVYYAEINKEVNDEDVEAFKNGIILSDGYKCMPGKLEIIKSDENGAEVYVTIQEGKFHQVKRMFEALDKKVVYLKRVKFGNISLDENLEEGEYRELTEEELENILEK; encoded by the coding sequence TTGGAAAGAATAGATAAGATTTTAGCTAATATGGGATATGGTAGTAGAAAAGAAGTAAAGAAGTTGATAAAAAATAATTTAGTAGAAGTCAATGGAGAAAAAATAAAAGACCCTTCCATAAATATAGATCCTGAAAAAGATAAAATAATGGTAGGAGATGAAATTGTAAACTACAGAAAGTTTATTTATATAATGATGAATAAACCAGAAGGGGTTGTAAGTGCTACCTTTGATAATTATGATGAAACAGTTATAGATTTATTAGAAGAGGAATATCAAGTGTTTAATCCATTTCCTGTAGGGAGATTAGATAAAGACACAGTAGGTTTGCTTTTAATCACCAATGACGGGGAATTAAACCATAAACTTATATCACCAAAATGGAAAGTAGATAAGGTTTATTATGCAGAAATAAATAAAGAAGTGAATGATGAGGATGTGGAAGCTTTTAAAAATGGTATAATTTTATCAGATGGATATAAATGTATGCCAGGTAAATTAGAGATTATAAAAAGTGATGAAAATGGAGCGGAGGTATATGTAACAATTCAAGAAGGTAAATTCCATCAAGTAAAAAGAATGTTCGAAGCATTAGATAAAAAGGTTGTATATCTTAAAAGAGTTAAATTTGGAAACATTAGTTTAGATGAAAACTTAGAAGAAGGAGAGTACAGAGAGTTAACAGAAGAGGAGTTAGAAAATATATTAGAAAAATGA
- a CDS encoding YaiI/YqxD family protein yields the protein MRILVDADACPGKHMIEKAASENNIDVIMYCDINHRLKSSYSDIKYVESGFQNVDMIIVNEVKKGDIVISQDYGLAALVLGKKAYAISPKGYIYDNDNIDRLLFERHVSGKIRRSGGKTFNPKKRMEEDDKRLYKNLMFLIDKAKK from the coding sequence ATGCGAATATTAGTGGATGCAGATGCTTGTCCTGGAAAACATATGATTGAAAAAGCTGCATCAGAAAATAATATAGATGTTATTATGTATTGTGATATAAATCATAGATTAAAAAGTTCTTATAGTGATATAAAATATGTGGAAAGTGGCTTTCAAAATGTGGATATGATAATTGTAAATGAAGTAAAAAAAGGTGATATAGTAATAAGTCAAGATTATGGATTAGCAGCTTTAGTTTTAGGTAAAAAAGCTTATGCTATAAGTCCTAAGGGATATATATATGATAATGATAATATTGACAGACTTTTATTTGAAAGACATGTAAGCGGTAAAATAAGAAGAAGTGGTGGAAAAACCTTTAATCCTAAAAAGAGAATGGAAGAGGATGATAAAAGACTTTATAAAAATCTCATGTTTTTAATAGATAAGGCAAAAAAATAA
- a CDS encoding lytic transglycosylase domain-containing protein, producing the protein MNVDENKKIEQLLQMQLMTQIFKSASKDSGAFALVLESISKQLDENNKEILQGLEIENKEEFIKEVANLKSNIKSPNKKIDEAVEKAAKRFNVDKDLIMSVIKQESAFQTDCVSSAGAMGLMQLMPGTASYLGVSNPYDIEQNVNGGTKYLREMLNMYGNSKELALAAYNSGPGTMQRRGVKTVGDIEKLPYETRDYVKKVMNYYGKK; encoded by the coding sequence ATGAATGTAGATGAAAATAAAAAAATAGAACAATTACTTCAAATGCAATTAATGACACAGATATTTAAATCTGCTAGTAAAGATTCAGGAGCATTTGCTCTTGTGTTGGAGAGTATATCAAAACAACTTGATGAGAATAACAAAGAAATATTACAAGGATTAGAAATAGAAAATAAAGAAGAATTTATTAAAGAAGTTGCAAATTTAAAATCAAATATTAAAAGTCCAAACAAAAAAATAGATGAAGCTGTTGAAAAAGCTGCAAAGAGATTTAATGTAGACAAAGATTTAATAATGTCGGTAATAAAACAGGAATCAGCATTTCAAACAGATTGTGTTTCATCTGCTGGTGCAATGGGACTTATGCAACTTATGCCAGGAACAGCTAGTTATTTAGGTGTTTCAAATCCATATGATATAGAGCAAAATGTAAATGGTGGAACTAAATATTTAAGAGAAATGTTAAATATGTATGGAAACTCTAAAGAACTTGCACTAGCTGCTTATAACTCTGGACCTGGAACTATGCAAAGAAGGGGAGTAAAAACAGTAGGAGATATTGAAAAACTTCCATATGAAACTAGAGATTATGTTAAAAAAGTAATGAATTATTATGGTAAAAAATAA
- the xerA gene encoding site-specific tyrosine recombinase/integron integrase, with product MEKLIIEIEQEMIHLLNNMQMEELHNVLLRKLHGVAFIAKANNKNLENEEVNYCNLFICAKRVEGCSGKSLKYYKSTIENMLKTLDKPVKHITTEDLRGYLAGYYKKSNCSKVTIDNIRRILSTFFSWLEDENYILKSPVRRIHKIKTGKVVKEIYTDENLEIMRDNCKEIRDLAIIDLLNSTGIRVGELVKLNIDDIDFNERECTVVGKGDKQRKVYFDAKTKIHLQNYINSRVDDNEALFVSLIKPYNRLNISGVEIRLRKLGKKLNINKVHPHKFRRTLATRAIDKGMPIEQVQHLLGHQKIDTTLQYAMVNQNNVKISHRKYIG from the coding sequence ATGGAAAAACTTATTATTGAAATTGAACAGGAAATGATACATTTACTTAATAATATGCAAATGGAGGAACTTCATAACGTTTTATTGAGAAAGTTACATGGTGTAGCTTTTATAGCTAAAGCTAATAATAAAAATTTAGAGAATGAAGAAGTAAATTATTGCAACTTATTTATTTGTGCAAAACGAGTAGAGGGTTGTTCAGGTAAATCTCTTAAATATTATAAATCAACTATAGAAAATATGTTAAAAACATTAGATAAACCAGTTAAACATATTACAACAGAAGATTTAAGAGGATATTTAGCAGGGTATTATAAAAAAAGCAACTGTAGTAAGGTAACTATTGATAATATAAGACGTATTCTTTCAACATTTTTCTCATGGCTTGAAGATGAAAATTATATCTTAAAAAGCCCAGTAAGACGTATTCATAAAATAAAAACAGGAAAGGTTGTAAAGGAAATATATACAGATGAAAATTTAGAAATAATGAGGGATAACTGTAAAGAAATACGTGACCTTGCAATTATAGATTTGTTGAATTCTACCGGGATACGTGTTGGTGAATTAGTAAAACTAAATATCGATGATATAGATTTTAATGAAAGAGAATGTACTGTTGTAGGAAAGGGTGATAAGCAAAGAAAGGTATATTTTGACGCAAAAACTAAAATACATTTACAAAATTACATTAATAGTAGAGTTGATGATAATGAAGCGTTATTTGTATCGCTAATAAAACCATATAATAGATTAAATATTAGTGGAGTTGAAATTAGATTAAGAAAACTTGGAAAAAAACTTAATATTAATAAAGTACATCCACATAAGTTTAGAAGAACTCTTGCTACAAGAGCTATTGATAAGGGAATGCCCATAGAACAGGTGCAACATCTTTTAGGACATCAAAAAATAGATACAACCCTTCAATATGCGATGGTAAATCAAAATAATGTTAAGATTTCACATAGAAAGTATATTGGATAG
- the pcrA gene encoding DNA helicase PcrA translates to MDLKNLLNKEQYEAATTVEGPLLILAGAGSGKTRVLTYRIANLINNLNVYPSRILAITFTNKAAEEMRERVKGIVGNEADGMWITTFHSMCVRILRREIDKLGYNKNFAIYDSYDQKVLMKECIKELNLNPKDFDDRSLINKIGQQKDNLISPEKFRMEVGENYRLKKIANVYELYQKKLKNNNALDFDDLIYKTVELFKKNQEVLEFYQEKFKYIMVDEYQDTNKSQYELVKLLAQKHKNICVVGDDDQCIYAWRGADIRNILDFEKDYPQAKTIKLEENYRSMSNILSAANDVIKNNCNRKAKKLRTSNSEGEKIKIYRANSDIEEAQFVINEIKKLIKEENRNPKDFSILYRTNAQSRIFEEVFMRNKIPYKIVGGLKFYDRKEIKDIMAYLKLINNPLDDVSLKRIINVPKRGIGKTSIEKIENFSREMEECMYSTLLDIDSIGITGRATSSINKFVSLINSFIRKKDEVKVSVLIQEIIEYTGYMKELQDSKDIEDLSRIENLKELVSAAVDFEISSEDKTLSAFLEQIALVSDIDNYDEQSDAVVLMTVHSAKGLEFPVVFMVGMENGIFPGTQSLDDIDEMEESRRLCYVGITRAKEKLYMTSAERRMVFGRTVFYSQSDFIDEISKELKEDLNQKINMKNNFISGKSKYFHDSLNDFNKNNTNLTGIRKNKIEGKSILREEEIKLGKKVKHSKFGLGTIVSVNKVANDVKLTIAFDKMGVKILMLSVAPLEAV, encoded by the coding sequence TTGGATTTAAAAAATTTATTGAATAAAGAGCAGTATGAAGCGGCAACTACAGTAGAGGGACCACTATTAATACTTGCAGGTGCAGGGTCAGGAAAGACTAGGGTGCTTACATATAGGATAGCTAACCTTATTAATAATCTTAATGTATATCCATCTAGGATATTAGCTATTACTTTTACTAATAAAGCGGCTGAAGAAATGAGAGAAAGAGTTAAAGGAATAGTAGGAAATGAAGCGGATGGTATGTGGATAACTACATTCCATTCTATGTGTGTAAGAATTCTTAGAAGAGAAATTGATAAATTAGGATATAATAAAAATTTTGCTATATATGATAGTTATGACCAAAAGGTTTTAATGAAAGAATGCATAAAAGAATTAAATTTAAACCCAAAGGATTTTGATGATAGAAGTTTAATAAATAAAATAGGACAGCAAAAGGATAATTTAATATCTCCAGAAAAATTTAGAATGGAAGTTGGAGAAAATTATAGATTAAAAAAAATAGCTAATGTATATGAACTGTACCAAAAAAAATTAAAAAATAATAATGCTCTAGATTTCGATGATTTAATATATAAAACTGTAGAACTGTTTAAGAAAAACCAAGAGGTATTAGAATTTTATCAAGAAAAGTTCAAATATATAATGGTTGATGAATATCAAGATACTAATAAATCTCAATATGAATTGGTAAAATTATTGGCACAAAAACATAAAAATATTTGCGTTGTAGGTGATGATGACCAATGTATATATGCTTGGAGAGGTGCAGATATAAGGAATATATTAGACTTTGAAAAAGATTATCCACAAGCAAAAACAATAAAATTAGAAGAAAACTATAGATCTATGAGTAACATTTTAAGTGCGGCAAATGATGTAATAAAAAATAACTGTAATAGAAAAGCTAAAAAATTAAGAACTAGTAACAGTGAAGGAGAAAAAATAAAAATATATAGAGCCAATTCAGATATAGAAGAAGCTCAATTTGTAATAAATGAAATTAAAAAACTAATTAAAGAAGAAAACAGAAATCCTAAAGATTTTTCTATATTGTATAGAACTAATGCTCAATCACGTATTTTTGAGGAGGTATTTATGAGAAATAAAATACCTTATAAAATAGTTGGTGGGCTTAAATTCTATGACAGAAAAGAAATTAAGGATATAATGGCATATTTAAAACTTATAAATAATCCTTTAGATGATGTTAGTTTGAAAAGAATTATTAATGTACCTAAGCGTGGAATAGGAAAAACTAGTATAGAAAAAATAGAAAACTTTTCAAGGGAAATGGAAGAATGTATGTACAGTACTTTACTGGATATAGATAGCATAGGAATAACGGGTAGAGCTACATCTTCTATAAATAAATTTGTGAGTTTAATAAATAGTTTTATAAGGAAAAAAGATGAAGTTAAAGTATCTGTATTGATTCAGGAAATAATAGAATATACAGGATATATGAAAGAATTGCAAGATTCTAAAGATATAGAGGATTTAAGCAGAATAGAAAATTTAAAAGAACTTGTGTCTGCAGCAGTAGATTTTGAGATATCTTCAGAAGATAAGACACTATCTGCATTTTTAGAACAGATAGCTCTTGTATCAGATATAGATAATTACGATGAACAATCAGATGCAGTAGTTCTTATGACAGTACATAGTGCAAAAGGTTTAGAATTTCCAGTAGTGTTTATGGTTGGGATGGAAAATGGAATATTTCCAGGTACGCAATCTTTAGATGATATAGATGAAATGGAAGAGTCTAGACGTTTATGTTATGTTGGAATTACCAGAGCTAAAGAGAAATTATATATGACATCAGCGGAGAGAAGGATGGTCTTTGGACGAACTGTTTTTTATTCTCAATCAGATTTTATAGATGAAATATCTAAAGAACTAAAAGAGGATTTAAACCAAAAAATTAATATGAAAAATAATTTTATATCTGGCAAGTCTAAGTACTTTCATGATAGTCTAAATGATTTTAATAAAAATAATACTAATTTAACAGGCATAAGAAAAAACAAAATAGAAGGGAAAAGTATATTAAGAGAAGAAGAAATAAAATTAGGGAAAAAAGTTAAACACAGTAAATTTGGTTTAGGAACTATAGTTAGCGTAAACAAGGTTGCAAATGATGTAAAATTAACCATTGCTTTTGATAAAATGGGTGTTAAAATATTAATGTTAAGTGTTGCTCCTTTAGAAGCAGTATAA
- a CDS encoding triple tyrosine motif-containing protein has protein sequence MNEILINFSLESPQEKNKNINIKVENKLNEKLMYKFFIGCNGIWKLLREFEYNNSFLWIPKEDGKYTIMVQGKYEDKKTGFDYISRRDFIIGKSEKKLIDSIQLNKHYFKVGEKLNIKVKGKKEDLLYRYWIRENFKWSIIKDYGAEESLSITLVNGGNNEILVECKAIDSDKDYDDFARAQFKVDKLEDVEIKDFRFLSKELVIGEELVFQVEVKKEEDRIVLYKFVKIHEDGYKECIQDYSNKRMISYVENKAGNYKLLCYVKDMYSLEEFDDRAILNFTVRKYKEVNIREITTDKLSPQKVNENILIKAIVDGGQDLLYKYVIQGPQEKNTGFIKDNNFLWNPILPGEYKIELYVKDKSFSGDYEDKKYVDFIVNQIKTNIINIDKIEMDKDEKMLIGEEVTIKVKVSGGMNFRYSFLIKRDGEKEKEIKYSKDNIIIFTPEKAGEYEVEIKVKEKSSNKEYDAAKNINFKVYEFFPANIEYILYPPKDFFMCKDNIPIEVITTKEKDILVKYIIRINDQKVEETDYIKSFKYEIVPKCAGLYKIEVYAKNKKSKEKFDDKKEIKLMVRDSLPITNTKLKSSENYAKVNEAVTFIAESSGGKDKVYEFYIKYRDEWRKVQGYSSKNYYSFIPFSKGNYNILVLCRSYHKKISYEDYDMYKFVVE, from the coding sequence ATGAATGAAATTTTAATAAATTTTAGTTTAGAAAGTCCTCAAGAAAAGAATAAAAATATAAATATTAAAGTTGAGAATAAATTAAATGAGAAATTAATGTATAAATTTTTTATAGGATGTAATGGAATATGGAAACTTTTAAGAGAATTTGAATATAACAATAGTTTTTTGTGGATACCAAAAGAAGATGGTAAATACACTATTATGGTTCAGGGAAAATATGAAGATAAAAAAACTGGATTTGATTATATATCTAGAAGGGATTTTATTATAGGAAAATCTGAGAAAAAATTAATTGATTCCATACAATTAAATAAACATTATTTTAAGGTAGGGGAAAAACTTAATATAAAGGTAAAAGGAAAAAAGGAAGATCTTTTATATAGATATTGGATTAGGGAAAACTTTAAATGGTCTATTATAAAGGACTATGGAGCAGAAGAAAGTTTAAGTATAACCTTAGTAAATGGAGGAAACAATGAGATACTAGTAGAGTGTAAGGCAATAGATTCGGATAAGGATTATGATGACTTTGCTAGAGCACAATTTAAAGTAGATAAACTTGAAGATGTTGAAATTAAAGATTTTAGATTTTTATCAAAAGAATTAGTTATAGGAGAAGAACTGGTATTTCAAGTAGAGGTTAAAAAAGAAGAGGATAGAATAGTATTATATAAATTTGTAAAAATACATGAAGATGGTTATAAAGAATGTATACAGGATTATTCTAATAAAAGAATGATAAGCTATGTTGAAAATAAAGCAGGTAATTATAAATTGTTATGTTATGTAAAAGATATGTATTCTTTAGAAGAATTTGATGATAGAGCAATTTTAAATTTTACTGTTAGAAAATATAAAGAAGTTAACATTAGAGAAATAACTACAGATAAGTTATCTCCTCAAAAGGTAAATGAAAATATACTTATAAAAGCCATAGTAGATGGGGGACAGGACTTATTATATAAATATGTTATACAAGGTCCACAAGAGAAAAATACTGGATTTATTAAGGATAATAATTTTTTATGGAACCCTATATTACCAGGGGAATATAAAATAGAATTGTATGTAAAGGATAAATCCTTTAGCGGAGATTATGAAGATAAAAAATATGTAGACTTTATAGTAAATCAAATTAAGACTAATATTATAAATATAGATAAAATTGAAATGGACAAAGATGAGAAGATGTTAATAGGTGAGGAAGTTACTATAAAAGTAAAAGTATCTGGTGGTATGAACTTTAGGTATTCATTTTTAATAAAAAGAGATGGTGAAAAGGAAAAGGAAATTAAGTATTCTAAAGATAATATTATTATATTTACTCCAGAGAAAGCAGGAGAATACGAGGTAGAAATAAAGGTTAAAGAAAAAAGTTCTAATAAAGAATATGATGCAGCAAAAAATATAAACTTTAAAGTTTATGAATTTTTCCCTGCAAACATTGAATATATATTATATCCACCAAAAGATTTCTTTATGTGTAAGGATAATATTCCAATAGAGGTTATAACTACAAAGGAAAAGGATATCTTAGTAAAATATATAATAAGAATAAATGATCAAAAAGTAGAGGAAACAGATTATATAAAGAGTTTTAAATATGAGATAGTACCAAAATGTGCTGGATTATACAAAATTGAAGTGTATGCTAAGAATAAAAAAAGTAAAGAAAAATTTGATGATAAAAAAGAGATAAAATTAATGGTTAGAGATAGTTTGCCTATAACTAATACTAAATTAAAGAGCAGTGAAAACTATGCTAAAGTAAATGAAGCTGTTACATTTATTGCAGAAAGCAGCGGTGGCAAAGACAAAGTATATGAGTTTTATATTAAATATAGGGATGAATGGAGGAAGGTACAAGGTTATAGTAGCAAAAATTATTATAGTTTCATTCCATTTTCTAAAGGAAATTATAATATTTTAGTATTATGTAGAAGTTACCATAAAAAAATTTCCTATGAAGATTATGATATGTACAAATTTGTAGTTGAATAG
- a CDS encoding glucose-6-phosphate isomerase: protein MDKITVDLNNTKPYIKDEEIKALEPFIKEAHKMLHEGTGLGNDFIGWLDLPVNYDKDEFQRIKKASDKIKANSDILLVIGIGGSYLGARAAIEMLNHNFKSLLKKEDKEGADIIFVGNSISSTYIAELLEVIKDKDFSINVISKSGTTTEPAIAFRIFKEILENKYGVKEAKNRIFVTTDKSKGVLKTLSDKQGYETFVIPDDVGGRYSVLTAVGLLPISVAGINIDEMLKGACDAREDFMCDNVEENQCYKYVAARNALYNKGKNVEILANFEPSLHYFGEWWKQLYGESEGKDGKGIFPTSVSFSTDLHSMGQYIQEGLRIIFETFINIEKPRKNLEIKSEEGNLDGLNFLAGKTVDFVNKQAFKGTVLAHNDGGVPCIVVNVPEVNPYYFGYLIYLFEKACGISGYILGVNPFNQPGVEAYKKNMFALLGKEGFEDKKKELEKRMN, encoded by the coding sequence ATGGATAAAATTACTGTGGATTTAAATAATACAAAACCATATATAAAAGATGAAGAAATAAAAGCATTAGAACCTTTTATTAAAGAAGCACATAAGATGCTACATGAAGGAACAGGATTGGGCAATGATTTTATAGGCTGGCTAGACCTACCTGTAAATTATGATAAAGATGAGTTTCAAAGAATAAAAAAAGCTTCTGATAAAATAAAAGCTAATTCTGATATATTATTGGTTATAGGTATAGGAGGATCTTATCTAGGAGCTAGAGCTGCTATAGAAATGCTAAATCATAATTTTAAAAGTTTACTAAAAAAAGAAGATAAAGAAGGGGCAGATATAATATTTGTAGGAAATAGTATAAGTTCTACTTATATAGCTGAACTGTTAGAAGTTATAAAAGACAAAGATTTCTCTATTAATGTAATATCTAAATCTGGAACTACAACAGAACCAGCTATTGCCTTTAGAATTTTTAAAGAAATATTAGAAAACAAATATGGTGTTAAAGAGGCTAAAAATAGAATTTTTGTAACTACTGATAAAAGCAAGGGAGTTTTAAAAACATTATCAGATAAGCAAGGATACGAAACTTTTGTAATACCAGATGATGTTGGTGGAAGATATTCTGTATTAACAGCAGTAGGATTATTGCCAATTTCAGTAGCAGGTATAAATATAGATGAAATGTTAAAAGGTGCTTGTGATGCAAGAGAAGATTTTATGTGTGATAATGTAGAAGAAAATCAATGTTACAAATATGTAGCAGCTAGAAATGCATTATATAATAAAGGTAAAAATGTAGAAATACTTGCTAATTTTGAACCATCCCTACATTATTTTGGAGAATGGTGGAAACAATTATATGGAGAAAGTGAAGGAAAGGATGGAAAGGGTATATTCCCAACTTCCGTAAGTTTCTCTACAGATCTTCATTCCATGGGACAGTACATACAAGAAGGACTTAGAATTATATTTGAAACCTTTATAAATATAGAAAAACCAAGAAAAAATTTAGAAATAAAAAGTGAAGAAGGAAATTTAGATGGATTAAATTTCTTAGCTGGTAAAACAGTGGATTTTGTAAATAAGCAGGCTTTTAAGGGTACTGTTTTAGCTCATAATGATGGAGGAGTACCTTGTATAGTTGTAAATGTTCCAGAAGTAAATCCTTATTATTTTGGATATTTAATTTATTTATTTGAAAAAGCTTGTGGAATAAGTGGATACATTTTAGGAGTAAATCCATTTAATCAACCAGGAGTAGAGGCTTATAAGAAAAATATGTTTGCACTTTTAGGTAAAGAAGGATTTGAAGATAAAAAAAAAGAATTAGAAAAAAGAATGAATTAA
- a CDS encoding YerC/YecD family TrpR-related protein — MDNYKSKLQNEEMDFLCDAILTLKDKEECYRFFEDICTINEIQSLSQRLVVAKMLKDKKTYQDISKLTGASTATISRVNRCLNYGSEGYNIVLERLDNKE, encoded by the coding sequence ATGGATAATTATAAATCCAAATTACAAAATGAAGAAATGGATTTTTTATGTGATGCAATTTTAACTTTAAAAGATAAAGAGGAATGTTATAGATTTTTTGAAGACATTTGCACAATTAATGAAATACAGTCTCTTAGCCAAAGACTAGTAGTAGCAAAAATGCTTAAAGATAAAAAAACATATCAAGATATTTCAAAGCTTACAGGTGCAAGTACTGCAACTATAAGCAGAGTTAATAGATGTTTGAATTATGGAAGTGAAGGATACAATATAGTATTAGAAAGACTAGACAATAAAGAGTAA
- a CDS encoding AbgT family transporter, translated as MLEGEIRKQKEIEGFLDRIERMGNKIPHPFILFIWLIVIVWIASFICASMGVSVINPVDNKVVTVKSLLSAEGIIYMLKNMIKNFTGFAPLGVVLTMTLGIGLAEHVGFLSALMRETILGASPKVVTFIVMLIGVCGSIASDVAIVIIPAIAATIFTTIGRHPLAGIALGYASTSAGFSANLMIVATDALLSGISTEAIQIVNKNISVTPVDNWYFMFVSTFVLAIVGTLICEKIIEPRLGTYKGNKIIESEKVTPEEKKALKKAGIGALIYVGIILTIILPKNSFLRNPETGSLIPSPFLSSIIPILLILFIIVSYIYGKEIGKIKKGSDIPKYMATSISDMSSYIVLVFVMSQFIAYFNWTNLGYVIAVNGVNKLKSAQFVGIPLFIMFILLTSLINILIGSASAKWALLAPIFIPTFYMLGYNPALTQMLYRIGDSTSNVISPISPYFPIILGLANKYDKKAGVGTILSIMLPYSLIMLGTWILLAILWFILGLPLGPSVPIR; from the coding sequence ATGTTAGAAGGAGAAATAAGAAAGCAGAAAGAAATAGAAGGATTTTTAGATCGGATAGAAAGGATGGGAAATAAGATTCCACATCCTTTTATATTATTTATTTGGTTAATTGTAATAGTGTGGATAGCATCTTTTATATGTGCATCTATGGGAGTTAGTGTAATAAATCCAGTAGATAATAAAGTAGTTACAGTAAAAAGCCTATTATCAGCAGAAGGCATTATTTATATGCTTAAGAATATGATAAAGAACTTTACAGGTTTTGCACCATTAGGAGTAGTTCTTACAATGACGTTAGGCATAGGACTAGCTGAACATGTTGGCTTTTTATCTGCATTAATGAGGGAGACTATATTAGGAGCATCCCCTAAAGTTGTTACATTTATTGTAATGTTAATAGGGGTTTGTGGTAGTATAGCTTCAGATGTAGCTATAGTTATAATACCAGCTATAGCAGCTACTATATTTACAACTATAGGAAGACATCCATTAGCAGGCATAGCATTAGGATATGCATCAACTTCAGCTGGATTTAGTGCAAATTTAATGATTGTAGCAACAGATGCACTACTTTCAGGTATAAGTACAGAAGCTATACAAATTGTAAATAAAAATATATCAGTAACACCTGTAGATAATTGGTATTTTATGTTTGTATCCACATTTGTATTAGCGATAGTGGGTACTTTAATATGTGAAAAAATAATTGAACCAAGGTTAGGAACATATAAAGGAAATAAAATAATAGAGAGTGAAAAGGTTACTCCAGAAGAAAAGAAAGCACTTAAAAAAGCTGGGATAGGTGCATTGATTTATGTTGGAATAATATTGACTATAATTTTACCTAAAAATAGCTTTTTAAGAAATCCAGAAACGGGATCATTAATACCGTCTCCATTTTTATCATCAATAATTCCTATTCTTTTGATATTATTTATTATAGTTTCTTATATATATGGTAAAGAAATAGGTAAAATTAAAAAGGGATCAGATATACCAAAGTATATGGCAACATCTATTTCAGATATGTCATCTTATATAGTTTTAGTATTTGTGATGAGTCAATTTATAGCATATTTTAATTGGACAAATCTTGGATATGTCATAGCTGTAAATGGAGTAAATAAATTAAAATCAGCACAATTTGTAGGGATACCATTATTTATAATGTTTATACTATTGACTTCTCTTATAAATATACTTATAGGAAGTGCATCAGCAAAATGGGCATTATTAGCTCCTATATTTATTCCAACATTTTATATGTTAGGATATAATCCAGCATTAACTCAAATGCTATACAGAATAGGAGATTCAACAAGCAATGTAATTTCACCTATATCACCATATTTTCCTATAATTTTAGGACTAGCTAATAAATATGATAAAAAAGCTGGAGTTGGAACTATCTTGTCTATTATGCTTCCTTATAGTTTAATTATGTTAGGTACATGGATTCTTTTAGCTATACTTTGGTTTATACTTGGATTGCCATTAGGTCCTAGTGTACCTATAAGATAA
- a CDS encoding restriction endonuclease subunit S, with product MKEICNKITDGTHKTPNYINDGIKFISAKDIKTGKIDLSNTKYISLEEYDEIQKRCQLEKGDILLSKSGSIGTPVVLDTEESLGIFESLAVLKLKNNIVNNVYVCEFLKSYSAQRKILFATKGISIKHLHLNVIKDLDVLIPPIELQNQFADFVKQIDKLKFIT from the coding sequence ATGAAAGAGATTTGTAATAAGATAACTGACGGTACTCATAAAACACCAAACTATATAAATGATGGTATAAAATTTATTTCAGCAAAGGACATTAAAACTGGAAAAATAGATTTATCTAATACAAAGTATATTTCGCTGGAGGAATATGATGAAATACAAAAAAGATGTCAATTAGAAAAGGGAGATATATTGTTATCTAAGAGTGGGTCCATAGGCACACCAGTGGTTTTAGACACAGAAGAATCATTGGGAATATTCGAAAGCTTAGCAGTATTAAAGCTTAAAAACAACATAGTAAATAATGTGTATGTATGTGAATTTTTAAAAAGTTATTCTGCTCAAAGAAAAATATTATTTGCAACTAAAGGAATTTCAATTAAGCATCTACATTTAAATGTGATAAAAGACTTAGATGTGCTAATTCCACCAATAGAACTCCAAAACCAATTCGCAGACTTTGTTAAACAAATCGACAAATTGAAATTTATTACATAG